One window of the Pseudofrankia sp. DC12 genome contains the following:
- a CDS encoding HAMP domain-containing sensor histidine kinase has protein sequence MTDPVVVLGEARAPSGTPGAGGAGPGNPGSGETTPGGAGSGAGGTARSRPAGRRRQRWFSRLALRNRMAVLVGIAVTCGMAVVAGVALGATNIVLRNAIDTQLSNQALLAAHSIRLGPDAPGGTIHLVGSSFGLPLQVIQDDGSIVPPQYRQSGYVQLPVDSEDIAFARDQLGGIRLRTVTVGGTEYRVATASQPISTLEQIRELGIGSLQDPPPPLNLAVQLARPMSDVQQTLRELGLVMLVVGLLGVAGSMLAGMFVARAALKPVDEAAAAAEHVARTQDLSALIPVNGTDEVARLAESLNSMLRALEASKERQRQLIDDASHELRTPLTSLRTNIELLIRSEANPTRALPAADRTALLSDVDGQMRELTGLVSELVELARDEAPVEEVERLDLAEVVAAAAARARRRATTKGIVIDVTSAPSWVDGRPSMLERAVTNLLDNAVKFSPADSTVRVHTASGEVIVSDEGPGIALADQPHVFERFYRSMDARSLPGSGLGLAIVADAVRTHGGAVTAGTAPGGGARMRMWLPLAPGPPLELPPGPPAAGGSGAPGGPAASGPVAGPVASGPAHDAAAHGEPEAAGPSAWADTGGRAGPR, from the coding sequence GTGACCGACCCGGTCGTGGTTCTCGGCGAGGCCCGGGCGCCGTCCGGGACTCCCGGAGCCGGCGGCGCCGGGCCTGGCAACCCCGGATCCGGCGAGACCACGCCTGGTGGCGCCGGTTCCGGCGCGGGCGGGACGGCGCGGTCCCGGCCGGCCGGCCGCCGGCGCCAGCGCTGGTTCTCCCGGCTGGCCCTGCGCAACCGGATGGCGGTCCTCGTCGGGATCGCGGTGACCTGCGGCATGGCCGTCGTCGCCGGCGTCGCCCTCGGCGCCACGAACATCGTCCTGCGCAACGCCATCGACACCCAGCTCAGCAACCAGGCGCTACTCGCCGCGCACAGCATCCGGCTCGGCCCCGACGCCCCGGGCGGCACCATCCACCTGGTCGGCTCCAGCTTCGGCCTGCCGCTGCAGGTGATCCAGGACGACGGCTCGATCGTCCCGCCGCAGTATCGCCAGTCCGGCTACGTCCAGCTTCCGGTCGACTCCGAGGACATCGCGTTCGCCCGCGACCAGCTGGGCGGGATCCGGCTGCGCACCGTCACCGTGGGGGGCACGGAGTACCGCGTCGCCACGGCGTCCCAGCCGATCTCCACCCTGGAGCAGATCCGCGAGCTGGGCATCGGGTCGCTCCAGGACCCGCCGCCGCCGTTGAACCTGGCGGTGCAGCTGGCCCGGCCGATGTCGGACGTCCAGCAGACCCTGCGCGAGCTCGGCCTGGTGATGCTGGTGGTCGGCCTGCTCGGGGTGGCCGGGTCGATGCTCGCCGGCATGTTCGTGGCCCGCGCGGCACTGAAACCGGTGGACGAGGCGGCCGCCGCCGCCGAGCACGTGGCCCGCACCCAGGACCTCTCGGCGCTGATCCCGGTGAACGGCACCGACGAGGTGGCCCGCCTCGCGGAGAGCCTGAACAGCATGCTGCGGGCGCTGGAGGCGTCCAAGGAACGGCAACGCCAGCTCATCGACGACGCGAGCCACGAGCTGCGCACACCGCTGACCAGCCTGCGGACCAACATCGAGCTGTTGATCCGTTCGGAGGCGAACCCGACCAGGGCACTTCCCGCCGCCGACCGGACGGCGCTGCTCAGCGACGTCGACGGGCAGATGCGTGAGCTGACCGGGCTGGTGAGCGAGCTGGTGGAGCTCGCCCGTGACGAGGCACCGGTCGAGGAGGTGGAGCGGCTCGACCTGGCCGAGGTCGTCGCCGCGGCCGCGGCCCGAGCGCGCCGGCGGGCGACCACGAAGGGCATCGTGATCGACGTGACGTCGGCGCCGTCCTGGGTCGACGGCCGGCCCAGCATGCTGGAGCGGGCGGTCACCAACCTGCTGGACAACGCGGTGAAGTTCTCGCCGGCGGACTCGACCGTGCGGGTGCACACCGCGAGCGGCGAGGTCATCGTCAGCGATGAGGGCCCCGGGATCGCCCTTGCCGACCAGCCGCACGTCTTCGAGCGGTTCTACCGGTCCATGGACGCCCGCAGCCTGCCTGGCTCGGGCCTGGGGCTCGCCATCGTCGCCGACGCCGTGCGCACGCATGGCGGCGCCGTGACGGCGGGCACGGCTCCCGGTGGCGGCGCCCGGATGCGGATGTGGCTGCCGCTGGCGCCCGGCCCGCCGCTGGAGCTGCCACCCGGGCCACCGGCTGCCGGCGGTTCGGGGGCGCCCGGTGGCCCGGCGGCGTCGGGGCCAGTGGCCGGGCCGGTCGCCTCAGGCCCAGCCCACGACGCGGCGGCCCACGGCGAGCCGGAGGCCGCCGGGCCGTCCGCGTGGGCCGACACCGGTGGGCGGGCCGGGCCCAGGTGA
- the malQ gene encoding 4-alpha-glucanotransferase: MTPDERQPAVPPADRADPAAIAPDGPGSRQAATATGQAEPFGDGGAALARLAAAYGVTTGYLDARDQPVAVPVDAVRRVLELMGVDTADPVAALAAAQAAPWRRLAPPSVVVKASAPAAVTLRLPAGLDPEAVRCELALADGRVLAVAVGPEQERRELDGAQLVARPARLPGGLPLGDHFLRVRAGGLEATTQVVAVPDRVPEPAHDAAGPGRAGAGSPAVAASTPGDDSRRGDRMWGWMVQLYALRSAGSWGMGDYADLATLAAWSGSAAGGRADVLLVNPLHAAAPTLPVQPSPYYPASRRFLSPLYLRPEDTPEYSAAGPATRAAVDAHAAAARKAHLATGGPGGGADEFGELIDRDSVWAAKLAALEVLFARSPQPADAAGAAGDEVAEFALWCALAERHGPDWRVWPAALRDREPGALAAARAELADRVAFHRWLQARAEQQVAAAQAAARAAGMRVGIIHDLAVGVDPAGADTWADRDAYAVGVSIGAPPDLFNQQGQDWGLPPWRPDRLAETGYAPLRRMIAAVLGRGGGLRVDHILGLFRLWWIPGGAGAANGTYVRYDAEAMLGVLALEAAKAGALIVGEDLGTVEPTVATTLADLGVLGSSVLWFENDADGVPVPPAAWRARTMASVTTHDLPTAAGFLLGEHIRARAERGLLARPVARETAEWRASRAGLLAHLRAHGLLGPAAGPETADELAPEVVRAAALGMHRLLVATPARIILAAPGDAVGDRHQPNLPSTVDSYPNWRLPVRDADGRQVTLEELMADERVARLVAVLAEAGGRPGGPAANP; this comes from the coding sequence ATGACCCCCGACGAACGCCAGCCTGCCGTGCCCCCAGCCGACCGGGCCGACCCGGCCGCCATCGCCCCGGACGGCCCCGGCTCGCGGCAGGCGGCCACCGCGACAGGCCAGGCCGAGCCGTTCGGTGACGGCGGTGCGGCGCTGGCGCGGCTCGCCGCGGCGTACGGCGTCACGACCGGCTACCTCGACGCCCGGGACCAGCCGGTCGCCGTCCCGGTCGACGCCGTACGCCGGGTGCTGGAGCTGATGGGCGTCGACACGGCCGATCCGGTCGCGGCGCTGGCGGCCGCGCAGGCGGCGCCGTGGCGGCGGCTGGCGCCGCCGAGCGTCGTCGTGAAGGCCTCGGCCCCGGCCGCCGTCACGCTGCGGCTGCCGGCCGGGCTCGATCCTGAGGCCGTCCGCTGCGAGCTGGCGCTGGCCGACGGCAGGGTCCTCGCGGTCGCCGTCGGCCCCGAGCAGGAGCGACGGGAGCTCGACGGAGCCCAGCTCGTCGCCCGGCCCGCGCGGCTTCCCGGCGGGCTGCCGCTCGGGGACCACTTCCTGCGCGTGCGCGCCGGCGGTCTGGAGGCGACGACGCAGGTCGTCGCCGTCCCCGACCGGGTGCCCGAGCCGGCTCACGACGCCGCTGGACCAGGCCGGGCCGGTGCCGGCTCGCCCGCCGTCGCCGCGTCGACGCCTGGCGACGACAGCCGTCGGGGCGACCGGATGTGGGGCTGGATGGTCCAGCTGTATGCCCTGCGCTCGGCCGGCTCCTGGGGGATGGGCGACTACGCCGACCTCGCGACGCTCGCGGCCTGGTCCGGCTCGGCCGCCGGGGGGCGCGCCGACGTGCTGCTCGTCAACCCGCTGCACGCCGCGGCACCGACGCTGCCGGTCCAGCCGTCGCCCTACTACCCGGCGAGCCGGCGGTTCCTCTCGCCGCTCTACCTGCGCCCAGAGGACACCCCCGAGTACTCCGCCGCCGGCCCGGCGACCCGCGCGGCCGTCGACGCCCATGCCGCCGCCGCGCGCAAGGCCCACCTCGCCACCGGTGGACCTGGGGGCGGCGCCGACGAGTTCGGCGAGCTGATCGACCGGGACAGCGTCTGGGCAGCCAAGCTCGCGGCCCTTGAGGTGCTGTTCGCCCGGTCGCCGCAGCCGGCGGACGCGGCGGGTGCGGCCGGGGACGAGGTGGCCGAGTTCGCGCTCTGGTGCGCGCTCGCCGAGCGGCACGGCCCCGACTGGCGGGTCTGGCCGGCCGCGTTGCGCGACCGTGAGCCGGGTGCCCTCGCCGCCGCGCGCGCCGAGTTGGCCGACCGCGTCGCGTTCCACCGCTGGCTGCAGGCCCGGGCCGAGCAGCAGGTGGCCGCGGCCCAGGCGGCCGCCCGGGCCGCCGGGATGCGGGTCGGCATCATCCACGACCTGGCCGTCGGCGTCGACCCCGCCGGCGCGGACACCTGGGCGGACCGGGACGCGTACGCCGTCGGGGTGAGCATCGGCGCTCCACCGGACCTGTTCAACCAGCAGGGCCAGGACTGGGGGCTGCCACCGTGGCGGCCGGACCGGCTCGCCGAGACGGGCTACGCGCCGCTGCGCCGCATGATCGCCGCGGTGCTGGGCCGCGGCGGCGGGCTGCGGGTGGACCACATCCTCGGCCTGTTCCGGCTGTGGTGGATTCCGGGGGGCGCCGGCGCCGCGAACGGCACGTATGTCCGCTACGACGCCGAGGCGATGCTGGGTGTGCTCGCGTTGGAGGCGGCGAAGGCCGGCGCTCTGATCGTTGGCGAGGACCTCGGCACGGTGGAGCCGACGGTCGCCACGACGCTGGCCGACCTCGGCGTCCTCGGCTCCTCCGTGCTGTGGTTCGAGAACGACGCCGACGGTGTCCCGGTGCCGCCGGCCGCGTGGCGGGCTCGGACGATGGCCAGCGTCACGACCCACGACCTGCCGACCGCCGCGGGATTCCTGCTGGGCGAGCACATCCGTGCCCGCGCCGAGCGTGGGCTGCTGGCCCGGCCGGTCGCGCGGGAGACGGCCGAGTGGCGCGCGAGCAGGGCCGGCCTGCTCGCCCACCTGCGGGCCCACGGGCTGCTCGGGCCGGCGGCGGGGCCGGAGACCGCGGACGAGCTGGCACCCGAGGTGGTCCGGGCGGCCGCGCTCGGGATGCACCGCCTGCTGGTCGCCACCCCGGCGCGGATCATCCTGGCCGCGCCGGGCGACGCCGTCGGCGACCGCCACCAGCCGAACCTGCCGAGCACGGTGGACAGCTACCCGAACTGGCGCCTCCCGGTCCGGGACGCCGACGGGCGCCAGGTGACCCTGGAGGAGCTCATGGCCGACGAGCGCGTCGCCCGCCTCGTCGCCGTCCTCGCCGAGGCGGGCGGGCGGCCTGGCGGGCCCGCCGCCAACCCCTGA
- a CDS encoding DUF5130 family protein: MASGEAFRQDQLDRLNRARLLAEQQTGIRFHVRVGAVSGDPEAAAARILTEVAGGHQSGDHVLVLVSPGQRFVRVVTTPTARRRISDAAASFATLSMTSSFAVGDLVGGLVSGLRQLADAAGRPGRPPSRRDTSGEAVRPAEESTGAGLAPQSAAGPVAPAAGTARLGRATPISAV; the protein is encoded by the coding sequence GTGGCAAGTGGTGAGGCGTTCCGCCAGGACCAGCTCGACCGGCTGAACCGGGCCAGGCTGCTCGCCGAGCAGCAGACCGGTATCCGCTTTCACGTCCGCGTCGGCGCGGTCTCCGGCGACCCGGAGGCCGCGGCCGCGCGGATTCTCACCGAGGTTGCCGGTGGCCATCAGTCAGGTGACCACGTCCTCGTTCTCGTTTCGCCGGGGCAGCGGTTCGTCCGGGTCGTGACGACCCCGACCGCCCGCCGGCGGATCTCCGACGCCGCGGCCTCGTTCGCGACGCTGTCGATGACATCCAGCTTCGCCGTCGGTGATCTCGTCGGTGGTCTGGTCAGCGGCCTGCGCCAGCTCGCGGACGCCGCGGGCCGGCCGGGCCGTCCGCCGAGCCGGCGTGACACCTCCGGCGAGGCCGTTCGTCCCGCCGAGGAGTCGACCGGTGCGGGCCTGGCCCCACAGAGCGCCGCTGGTCCGGTGGCGCCCGCCGCGGGGACCGCGCGCCTGGGCCGGGCCACCCCGATCAGCGCTGTCTGA
- a CDS encoding MFS transporter, with protein sequence MAFAAMLLSIVTYLDAVWGWSPLLEGLALAPGPAMVPPVALALTGRLVGRFGAGPVAAVGTLAFAAGPVWWASRIGLAHDYATVMLPGLVVVGIGVGLALPTLTSAATSVLPADRFATGSAVVNMARQIGSVLGVAILIAVIGSPSLRTVVGVFHAGWWLCAAASLAATVVAACGWCLAGWPPDRRPDGARERRMVVAVGAAR encoded by the coding sequence GTGGCGTTCGCGGCGATGCTGCTGTCGATCGTGACGTACCTGGACGCCGTCTGGGGCTGGTCGCCGCTGCTGGAGGGGCTCGCCCTCGCGCCTGGGCCGGCGATGGTGCCGCCGGTGGCGCTGGCACTGACCGGCCGGCTGGTCGGCCGGTTCGGCGCCGGCCCGGTCGCGGCCGTCGGCACGCTGGCCTTCGCCGCCGGCCCGGTGTGGTGGGCGTCGCGGATCGGACTGGCCCACGACTACGCGACCGTCATGCTCCCCGGTCTGGTGGTCGTCGGGATCGGGGTCGGGCTGGCGCTGCCGACCCTGACCTCCGCGGCGACGTCCGTGCTGCCGGCGGACCGGTTCGCGACGGGCAGCGCGGTGGTGAACATGGCCCGCCAGATCGGCAGCGTCCTCGGCGTCGCCATCCTGATCGCCGTCATCGGCTCGCCGTCACTGCGGACGGTCGTCGGCGTCTTCCACGCGGGCTGGTGGCTCTGCGCCGCGGCGTCGCTCGCGGCCACCGTTGTCGCCGCCTGTGGCTGGTGCCTCGCCGGCTGGCCGCCTGATCGACGACCTGACGGAGCGCGCGAACGGCGGATGGTGGTCGCGGTTGGAGCCGCGAGGTAG
- the pepN gene encoding aminopeptidase N: MPNNLTRDEARERARLLNVSSYDVELDLTTGHETFLSTTTVTFTATEPGATTFIELAAPTVREIALNGVVLDPAEVFDGDRITLPTVAEANRLTVLADCAYSRTGEGLHRFVDPVDEAVYLYTQFETYDAHRMYACFDQPDLKATFTLSVTAPADWKVISNSAVAAVADAAIGVRVTRFLPTPVMSTYITALVAGPYHEVRDSHDGIDLGLYCRGSLAEFLDPAELFEITKQGFDFYHRVFDYRYPFGKYDQLFVPEFNAGAMENAGCVTYLEDYVFRAKVTEARRERRAETILHEMAHMWFGDLVTMRWWDDLWLNESFATYVSVLAQVTSTRFTNGWTTFANAEKGWAYRQDQLSSTHPIVADAVDMDAVRTNFDGITYAKGASVLKQLVSWVGQEEFLSGLRTYFRAYEYGNTTLRDLLDELEKASGRELTGWSKDWLETTGVNTLRPRFETDSSGLFTAFDVVQEPAAHPPTASQTLRPHRIAIGLYDRDAKGDLVRRERVELDVVGALTEVTKLVGARRPELLLVNDDDLSFAKIRLDDRSLATLISGIGRVRASLPRTLCWAAAWDMTRDAELAARDYVQLVLSGVDAEDDIGVVQTLLARAALTLDSYGDPANRSAALRALTERAEALMRAAAPGSDLQLVFATTFAQAEEADQVEKIKAIFEGRDVIEGLALDTELRWTLLTQLVARGVYGDTEIDAELARDATAAGEKRAATARSARPTAEAKAAAWAAVMESDALSNHLAVATMGGFWVASQRELTRPYVDRYFAEVAEIWKTRSFDTAQTITQMLFPDGVIETSTLDKVDAYLANEDPAPPLRRALTEGRDGLVRALAARAKDATAGQAAG; this comes from the coding sequence GTGCCGAACAACCTCACCCGCGACGAGGCGCGCGAACGCGCCCGCCTGCTAAACGTCTCCTCCTACGACGTCGAGCTCGACCTGACGACCGGTCACGAGACCTTCCTCTCGACGACCACCGTCACGTTCACCGCGACCGAGCCGGGCGCGACGACCTTCATCGAGCTCGCCGCGCCGACGGTGCGCGAGATCGCGCTCAACGGCGTCGTGCTCGACCCGGCGGAGGTGTTCGACGGCGACCGGATCACGCTGCCGACCGTGGCGGAGGCGAACCGGCTCACGGTGCTCGCCGACTGCGCGTACTCCCGCACCGGCGAGGGCCTGCACCGGTTCGTCGACCCGGTCGACGAGGCGGTGTACCTCTACACCCAGTTCGAGACGTATGACGCGCACCGGATGTACGCCTGCTTCGACCAGCCCGACCTCAAGGCGACCTTCACTCTGAGCGTCACCGCCCCGGCGGACTGGAAGGTCATCTCGAACAGCGCGGTCGCCGCGGTCGCGGACGCGGCGATCGGCGTGCGGGTCACCCGGTTCCTGCCGACCCCGGTGATGTCGACCTACATCACCGCGCTTGTCGCCGGCCCGTACCACGAGGTCCGCGACTCCCACGACGGGATCGACCTCGGGCTGTACTGCCGCGGCTCGCTCGCCGAGTTCCTCGACCCGGCCGAGCTGTTCGAGATCACCAAGCAGGGCTTCGACTTCTACCACAGGGTGTTCGACTACCGGTACCCGTTCGGCAAGTACGACCAGCTGTTCGTGCCCGAGTTCAACGCCGGGGCGATGGAGAACGCCGGCTGCGTCACGTACCTGGAGGACTACGTCTTCCGGGCCAAGGTGACCGAGGCCCGCCGGGAGCGCCGGGCCGAGACGATCCTGCACGAGATGGCGCACATGTGGTTCGGCGACCTGGTCACCATGCGCTGGTGGGACGACCTGTGGCTGAACGAGTCGTTCGCGACCTACGTCTCGGTGCTCGCGCAGGTCACCTCGACCCGGTTCACCAACGGCTGGACGACCTTCGCCAACGCCGAGAAGGGCTGGGCGTACCGGCAGGACCAGCTGTCCTCGACGCACCCGATCGTCGCGGACGCCGTCGACATGGACGCGGTGCGCACCAACTTCGACGGCATCACCTACGCCAAGGGCGCTTCAGTGCTCAAGCAACTGGTGAGCTGGGTCGGCCAGGAGGAGTTCCTCTCCGGCCTGCGCACCTACTTCCGCGCCTACGAGTACGGCAACACGACGCTGCGCGACCTGCTCGACGAGCTGGAGAAGGCGAGCGGCCGTGAGCTCACCGGCTGGTCGAAGGACTGGCTGGAGACGACGGGCGTCAACACGCTGCGGCCGCGGTTCGAGACCGACTCCTCCGGGCTGTTCACCGCGTTCGACGTGGTGCAGGAGCCGGCCGCGCACCCGCCGACGGCCTCCCAGACCCTGCGGCCGCACCGGATCGCGATCGGCCTCTACGACCGGGACGCCAAGGGCGACCTGGTCCGCCGGGAGCGGGTCGAGCTCGACGTCGTCGGCGCACTGACCGAGGTCACCAAGCTGGTCGGGGCGCGCCGGCCCGAGCTGCTGCTGGTCAACGACGACGACCTGTCGTTCGCCAAGATCCGGCTGGACGACCGGTCGCTGGCCACGCTGATCTCCGGCATCGGCAGGGTCCGGGCGTCGCTGCCCCGCACGCTGTGCTGGGCGGCCGCGTGGGACATGACCCGGGACGCGGAGCTCGCGGCCCGCGACTACGTCCAGCTCGTGCTCTCCGGCGTCGACGCCGAGGACGACATCGGCGTGGTGCAGACGCTGCTCGCCCGCGCCGCGCTGACCCTGGACAGCTACGGCGACCCGGCGAACCGGTCGGCCGCACTGCGCGCGCTCACCGAGCGGGCCGAGGCGCTGATGCGGGCGGCGGCGCCCGGCAGCGACCTGCAGCTGGTGTTCGCCACCACCTTCGCCCAGGCCGAGGAGGCCGACCAGGTCGAGAAGATCAAGGCGATCTTCGAGGGCCGCGACGTCATCGAGGGGCTGGCGCTGGACACCGAGCTGCGCTGGACGCTGCTCACCCAGCTCGTCGCCCGCGGCGTCTACGGCGACACCGAGATCGACGCCGAGCTGGCCCGGGACGCCACCGCCGCCGGCGAGAAGCGGGCGGCCACGGCGCGCAGCGCCCGGCCGACCGCCGAGGCCAAGGCCGCCGCCTGGGCGGCCGTGATGGAGTCCGACGCGCTCTCCAACCACCTGGCGGTCGCCACGATGGGCGGCTTCTGGGTGGCGAGCCAGCGCGAGCTGACCCGGCCGTACGTCGACCGGTACTTCGCCGAGGTGGCGGAGATCTGGAAGACCCGCAGCTTCGACACCGCCCAGACGATCACCCAGATGCTCTTCCCGGACGGGGTGATCGAGACCTCGACGCTGGACAAGGTGGACGCCTACCTGGCGAACGAGGACCCGGCGCCGCCACTGCGCCGCGCGCTGACCGAGGGCCGTGACGGCCTGGTCCGGGCGCTCGCCGCCCGGGCGAAGGACGCCACGGCCGGCCAGGCCGCCGGCTGA
- a CDS encoding AI-2E family transporter, whose product MRRVTRGGTAGASAPDAPEAGAGAADVPSHSSGRTKARHDGPGSPPRRIARLAERGAARLAAAREAEAAAATAPPPSEPVKPRTAERPAAVIAASPHERAERAVPVALRVSAGWSWRLLVVGAAIYVVVIAIGRIRSIVIPVVAGLLISALIVPIAHRLQRVGVPRLASAFIALFTFFIVLGGIAVGVGFNAASELPTVIDQVNNGITQVRNYLTTGPLHLSQKQITDLIDSVQHSLTANRGKVVSGVITTASVLVEVLASLLVTVFATFFFIYDGAGIWNWIVTRFPPAAEERVRGAGRVAWATLTGYIRGTVLIAFTDALGISIGLVVVGTPLVAPLALVTFFGGFIPIVGATVAGTAAVLVTLVAKGLIPAIIVLCVVLVVQQFEGHVMHPMVMRRAVNLHPLAIVISLSAGAVLAGIPGAIAAVPTVAVINRVASYLAASGKAPPEPEVDPVGAPDAV is encoded by the coding sequence GTGAGACGGGTCACGCGCGGGGGGACCGCCGGCGCGTCGGCGCCGGACGCCCCGGAGGCCGGCGCGGGCGCGGCGGACGTCCCGTCGCACAGCAGCGGGCGGACGAAGGCACGCCACGACGGCCCGGGCAGCCCGCCGCGACGCATCGCCCGGCTGGCCGAGCGAGGGGCGGCCAGGCTCGCCGCCGCGAGGGAGGCCGAGGCCGCCGCCGCGACGGCACCCCCGCCCAGCGAGCCGGTGAAGCCGCGGACGGCGGAGCGGCCTGCCGCGGTGATCGCGGCCTCGCCGCACGAGCGGGCCGAGCGGGCGGTCCCAGTCGCGTTACGGGTCAGTGCCGGCTGGTCGTGGCGGCTGCTGGTCGTGGGCGCGGCCATCTACGTCGTGGTGATCGCGATCGGCCGGATCAGGTCCATCGTGATCCCGGTCGTCGCCGGGCTGCTGATCAGCGCCTTGATCGTGCCGATCGCGCACCGCCTGCAGCGGGTCGGCGTGCCCCGGCTCGCGTCGGCCTTCATCGCGTTGTTTACCTTCTTCATCGTCCTGGGCGGCATCGCCGTCGGCGTGGGCTTCAATGCGGCCAGCGAGCTGCCGACCGTCATCGACCAGGTCAACAACGGCATCACCCAGGTCAGGAACTACCTGACGACCGGACCGCTCCACCTTTCCCAGAAGCAGATCACGGACCTGATCGACAGCGTCCAGCACTCGCTCACCGCGAACCGGGGCAAGGTCGTGTCGGGAGTGATCACGACGGCCTCGGTGCTGGTCGAGGTGCTCGCGAGCCTCCTGGTGACGGTGTTCGCGACCTTCTTCTTCATCTACGACGGCGCCGGCATCTGGAACTGGATCGTGACCAGGTTCCCGCCGGCCGCGGAGGAGCGGGTCCGGGGCGCCGGCCGGGTGGCCTGGGCGACGCTGACCGGCTACATCCGGGGCACCGTGCTCATCGCGTTCACCGACGCGCTCGGCATCTCGATCGGTCTGGTCGTCGTCGGGACACCGCTGGTGGCACCGCTGGCGCTGGTGACCTTCTTCGGCGGTTTCATCCCGATCGTCGGCGCGACGGTGGCGGGCACCGCGGCCGTGCTGGTCACGCTGGTCGCCAAGGGGCTCATCCCGGCGATCATCGTGCTGTGCGTGGTTCTCGTCGTGCAGCAGTTCGAGGGGCATGTCATGCACCCGATGGTGATGCGCCGCGCGGTGAACCTGCACCCGCTGGCGATCGTGATCTCGCTGTCGGCCGGTGCCGTGCTCGCCGGCATCCCGGGCGCGATCGCCGCCGTGCCGACCGTCGCGGTGATCAACAGGGTGGCCAGTTATCTCGCCGCCAGCGGGAAGGCGCCGCCCGAGCCGGAGGTTGACCCGGTCGGGGCGCCCGACGCGGTCTAG
- a CDS encoding DsbA family protein, which translates to MTVSAARTGPEPAAESGTTAAAVPVVADFWFDPSCPWAFLTSRWMLEVQKVRAVEVRWHVMSLAVLNSGRDDIPEQYKAMIPKMWGPVRVAVAAAAAHGDEVLGPLYTVLGRRRHIDKAEWSRDVLEAALAEVGLPTELAAAAESTEFDDAVRASHADGIGRVGMDVGTPVIAVGETALFGPVITPAPTGEAAGKLWDGFLLVVQTPGFYELKRSRDVGPSFDNLALAPNGR; encoded by the coding sequence GTGACTGTGTCAGCTGCCAGGACCGGGCCGGAGCCAGCCGCCGAGAGCGGGACGACCGCCGCGGCGGTACCGGTGGTCGCGGACTTCTGGTTCGACCCGAGCTGTCCGTGGGCGTTCCTGACCTCCCGGTGGATGCTGGAGGTCCAGAAGGTCCGCGCCGTCGAGGTCCGCTGGCACGTGATGAGCCTCGCGGTGCTCAACAGCGGCCGGGATGACATCCCTGAGCAGTACAAGGCGATGATCCCGAAGATGTGGGGCCCGGTCCGGGTCGCTGTCGCGGCGGCCGCCGCGCACGGCGACGAGGTGCTCGGCCCGCTCTACACCGTGCTCGGGCGCCGCCGGCACATCGACAAGGCCGAGTGGAGCCGAGATGTCCTCGAGGCGGCGCTGGCCGAGGTCGGCCTTCCGACCGAGCTCGCGGCCGCGGCCGAGTCCACCGAGTTCGACGACGCCGTGCGCGCGAGCCACGCCGACGGCATCGGCCGCGTCGGGATGGACGTGGGCACTCCGGTGATCGCCGTCGGCGAGACCGCGCTGTTCGGCCCGGTGATCACGCCGGCGCCGACCGGTGAGGCCGCGGGCAAGCTCTGGGACGGTTTCCTGCTCGTCGTCCAGACGCCCGGTTTCTACGAGCTCAAGCGCAGCCGCGACGTCGGTCCGTCCTTCGACAACCTGGCGCTCGCCCCGAACGGGCGCTGA
- a CDS encoding ribose-5-phosphate isomerase, with protein MRVHLGSDHAGYHLKAALVERLAELGHTPVDHGPIDYDPDDDYPPFVMAAAAAVAAEPGSLGIVIGGSGNGEAIAANKVDGVRAALAWSEETARLGRQHNDANVLSLGARMHEVSEAIGFAQVFLDTPFSDESRHTRRLRMLTGYERTGELPPVPVGAPAPPAV; from the coding sequence GTGCGCGTCCATCTCGGTTCTGACCACGCCGGCTATCACCTGAAGGCCGCCCTCGTCGAGCGGCTGGCCGAGCTCGGCCACACTCCGGTCGACCACGGCCCCATCGACTACGACCCCGACGATGACTACCCGCCGTTCGTCATGGCGGCCGCGGCCGCCGTCGCAGCCGAGCCGGGCAGCCTCGGCATCGTCATCGGCGGCTCCGGCAACGGCGAGGCCATCGCGGCCAACAAGGTTGACGGTGTCCGGGCCGCGCTGGCCTGGAGCGAGGAGACCGCCCGCCTCGGCCGCCAGCACAACGACGCGAACGTGCTCAGCCTTGGCGCCCGGATGCACGAGGTGTCCGAGGCGATCGGCTTCGCGCAGGTGTTCCTGGACACGCCGTTCTCCGACGAGTCCAGGCACACCCGCCGGCTGCGGATGCTGACCGGCTACGAGCGGACCGGCGAGCTGCCGCCGGTGCCGGTCGGCGCGCCCGCTCCGCCGGCCGTCTGA